The Chitinimonas arctica region ACGAACCAATCCGCTTTCCAAAAAGCACTTTTCATTGTTTCTTCCCTGCCCCGGGTACTTTTCGAGTTGTTGCAAGAGTAGATGGCTAACGCGCGCAACGCCAGTTCGCAGGCCGTTTCCGGGCGTGAAAAATCGGCTTGCGAAAAGGCCGCGACTCGGAACCAGGCGGGTCGCGGCTTCGCAAGCGGCTCGGATTTCCTTTACCCGACCAGCCTATCTTCCGCCAAAAGGTAACAGGCCCAGCTGTTTACCGAAGTCCGCCCAGGCTTCCGGATGGTATTCGGCAAGATGCCGATGGTCCTTCTGCCAGGAGAACAATTCCACCACCCGGCGATTGAATTGGGCAGGCGCCGGTTGCAGTGCCGACAGACCGACCATCAGCTCCGCTTCGAATAGATGCCGCACGTCCACATTGACCAGCATCTCGTCGTCGGCCAGGCGTGCCAACTCGCCGATGGCCTCCAACTCATGGCCCATCTCCAGCAGGTCGAGCAAGCCATCGACCGATTCCAGTGCATCCGCTTCCTTCAGCCGCAGGCGCAGCCACTCCACGGTCTTGGGGTCCTTCTCGCCCAGCCAATTGCCCGGCTCGGCCCAACCGAACAGATTCATCGCGGCGCGCAGGAAGTCATCGTGATTGGCCTCGATATCACAGCACACCCACAGGATGCCGTCTTCCAGCAGGCGCCAAAGCACCGGGTCGCGGCCAGCGGGCTCGCGCAAGGCAAGCCGGTCCAGCAGGGCGTCCAGCGCCGCCATGGTCTCCTCGCTACCGCCCCGCTCGTTCAGTTCGGCCAGTTGTTCGATATAGGGCCGCAGCAATTGCTCGGCCGCGACTTCGTCGGTACTACGCGCCATCTCGTCCGGCGCGCCGGCAGGCGGCTGCCTGGCCAGCTCGTCGGATTGGAACAAGGCCTCTTCGAATGCACTGCGCAGAGCCTGGAAGGCTTGTGGATCGTCCTCGGGCCGGGTGGTCTTCAGCAAACGGGCATAGGCACGCTTGATCTCTCGTTCATCCGGCGTAGGCGCAAGGCCTAGCAACTGCCAGCATGGTGCATGGGTCATGGAATACCTTTTGGGCTATCGTTCAGGAAGGGCCTACAGCCAGCCATCCCCTTCGATTTCGTCGAGGAACTGCTTTAGTTCGGTGCGCGCCGGCAGGATCAATGCCTCATCCTGCGATTCCAGCACAGCCTGGAAGCGCGCGGTTTCCTGCGCCAGCCACTGTCGCTGTTCGCCCAGCAACTGCTGGTAGAGCCGGTCCGCCCGCGCCAGCAAGGTGGCATTCGGCAGCAACTCGCGTGGGTGGATCTTGAGTTTGGCCAGGGCGGCCAGCCTTTCCTCGATTTGCTCCGGGCTCAGCACGCCCGGGTTGTCTTCGATGAGGAGGCGATGCTTCTCGCCGGTCTCGGCTACCGTCATCTCCGCTTCGAGCAGCCCATTGACGTCATAGGTGAAGCGGACCGCCACGCTGATCTGGCCGGCCGGGCGCGGCGGCACCGGCAGGATCAATTCGCCCAGGAAGATATTGTCCTTCACCAGCCGGCTTTCACCCTGGAAGATGCTGACGTGCAGGGCCGGCTGGTTGTCCACGATGGTGCTGACGATCTGCTCGCGCGAGATCGGCACCACCGAGTTGCGTTCGATGATGGGCAGGTAGAAGCCGGGCTGGAAACGCCCCGGGCCCAACTGCTCGCTGACCTCGATACCCAGCGAATAGGGACAGACATCGGTCATCACCACTTCGCTCAGCGCGACGTCGCGGGCCTTCAAGCCCGCCATCACGGCCGCACCGCGCGCCACCACTTCGTCCGGATTCAGATTCATGGCCGGCATGCGGCCGAACAGCTTGGCTACCAGCTTGCGTACCAGCGGCTTACGGGTTGCGCCGCCGGCCAGCACGACCTGGTCCAGGTCGATCGCCTTCAAGCGCGAATCGCGCAGGGCTTTTTCTATCGGCTCGCGCAAGCGTTTCAGCAAGGGTTCGCACAGCTTGAGGAAATCGCCGTCGCTCAAGGTCCAGCTCAGCGGCTCGCCCGCGTGCAGCACGGTCATGGTGGCCGTCGGCGCACCGGTCAGCGCGCGCTTGGCCTGTTCCGCCTGCTTGCGCAGGTTCTGGTAGACCGCTGGATCGGCGGTCTTGTCCGTCAGGCCATGCTGTTTGCCGACCGCAGCGATAAAGCCATCGATCAGGGCTTCGCTGAAATCCTCGCCGCCCAGGAAGTTGTCGCCGGCGCTGGCGCGTACCTCCATCACCCCTTCGAATAATTCGAGGATGGAAATATCGAAAGTGCCGCCACCCAGGTCAAAAACCAGAAAGCGGCTTTCCGGCTCGCTTTGATGCAGGCCGTAAGCCAGCGCCGCGGCGGTGGGTTCGTTCACCAGCCGCTCCACTTTCAGGCCGGCCAGTTGGCCGGCGATTTTGGTCGCCTTGCGCTGGGCATCACTGAAATAGGCCGGCACGGTAATCACCGCCTCCTCCACCGGCTCGCCCAGGTAGCGCTCGGCATCGGCCTTGAGCGACTTGAGTACCAAGGCGGACAGTTCCTCCGGCCGGAAAGCCTGGCTACCGAGCAGGGTCTTCCGATCCGAGCCCATATAGCGCTTGAAGACGGCGGCGGTCAGCTGCGGATGGGTGATCAGGCGCTCGCGCGCCGCCAGGCCGACCAGCACCGCGCCATCGGCATCCAGGCCGACGACGGAGGGGGTAAGCATGTCGCCGAGGGCATTGGGGATCAGCTCCACCTGCCCATCGCGCCATACCGAAACAAGGCTGTTGGTCGTGCCAAGGTCGATGCCAATAATCATGTATTACTGCTTTCCAGGTAGTGAACTGAAAATAAACGGCTATTTTACGTCAGAGCGCCATGGGCGCGGTCTGCATAGGTGATCCGGCGCCCTGCCGGGCGCTGTTAGCGGCCAGGCACTTTGTTCGCCTTTTTTGAACAAAATCTTTAAAAAGCTCCGCTATCGTTTCGGCGAGCCAGGCGGAATAATGCCTTCCCATTGAAGAAGTTTGAAGCAGCGACTGCTCAAAAAAGGGAATCATCATGCCAAACAAATACACGCTACCGGCCCGGCTACTGCATTGGCTGATCGCGCTGGGCATCATTACCGCGTTCACCCTGGCCCTGAACTTCGATGGCATGCCGCTGAGCCTCGCCAAGCTCAAGCTGATCAACTACCACAAATGGGTGGGTATCAGCGTGTTGGGCTTGGTGGCCATCCGGCTGCTGTGGCGCCTGACCCATCGGCCGCCCGCCATGCCAGGCCATATGGCTGCCTGGGAAAAAACCGTCGCCCATGTCACCCATGGCGTGCTCTACCTGCTGATGTTCGGCGTCCCGCTTGGGGGTTGGCTGTATTCCTCGGCCAAGGGTTTCCCGGTAGTCTGGCTGGGTCTGGTGCAATTGCCCCAGCTGCTGGAAAAGGACGAGGCCCTGGCCACGACGCTCAAGGAAATGCACGGGCTGGCCGCCTGGATCCTGATCGGCCTGGCGGTACTGCACGCCGCCGCCGCCTTGAAACACCGTTTTATCGACCGCGACGACGTTTTGCAACGCATGCTGTAAGCGCACGTCGAAGCGCAGCTTAGATCCGGAGAAATTGTTTATGAATCGATTCGCCCTTTCGTCCATCTTGCTGGCCCTGCTGGGCACCGCCCAGGCCGCCCCCATCGACGCGGCCAAGAGTTCGGTGAAGTTCGTGTTTACCCAGATGAATGTGCCGGTGGAAGGTCAATTCAAGAAATTCGCTGCCGATATCGCCTTCGATGCGGCCAAGCCGGAAGCCGGCAAGGTCAGCATCTCGGTGGATCTTGCCGCTACCGATGCCGGCAGCAGCGATGCCAACCAGGCGGTGCAACTGAAGGAATGGTTCAACACACCGGCTTTTCCGCGCGCCACCTTCACCGCCACCCAGTTCAAGACCGTGTCGCCCGGCAAGTTCCAGGCCGTCGGCCAATTCGGCCTCAAGGGCCGCAGCGCCAATTTGACCGTGCCCTTCACGGTGCGCGCTGAAGGTAATGGCCAATGGTTTGAAGGCAGCTTCCCCTTGTCGCGCCTTGCCTGGAAGGTCGGCGAAGGCGAATGGGCCGATGTGGGCGCCGTAGCCGATGCCGTTCAGGTTAAATTCAAGCTTTTTGTTCCAAAGTAAGCCCTACCGTCTGTTCATCTCAATGGAGTCAAGTCCGATGCAATCCAAACTGATCGCCCTGCTCGTCGCAGCCGGCCTCTCTGCCACTTCCTTCGCCGCCACCGAAAAATTCGTCCTCGACGCCACGCACACCTACCCCAGCTTTGAAGTCGACCACCTGGGGTTCTCGATGGCACGCGGCTTTTTCAAGGACACCACCGGCACGCTGGAACTGGACCGTAGCGCCAAGTCGGGCAAGCTCGCCGCCGTGATCAAGACCGCATCGCTGGAAACCGGCCTGGCCAAGCGCGACGAGCATCTGCGCAGCAAGGATTTCTTCAACACGGCCGAATTCCCCACCGCCACCGTCAAGGCCGACAGCTTCAAGTTCGACGGTGAAAAGCCGGTGGAAGCCACTGGCAACCTGACCATGCTGGGCGTGACCAAGCCGGTCACCCTGAAGATCACCCCGCTGCGTTGCGATGTGCGCATGGGCACCGACTTCGTTTGTGGCGCGGATGTGGTTACCACCATCAAGCGTAGCGACTGGGGCATGAAGACTTACCTGCCCTTTATCGGCGACGATGTGAAGATTGCCGTGCAGGTTGAGGCGGTCAAGCAGAAGTAAGCGGATTGGAGGTAAGAAGGGCGGTGGATTTATCCATCGCCTTTTTTTATGCTTTTCCAGCAAGCGCCGACGCAAGGGAAACACCGATTTAATGCGCCAACGAGCGCAAGCGAGGCTCCCTCGCGGCGGGTGCGTGGTTGTTGCCCCTTTAGCAGGGTGGCGAGAAACACCTCCCTTCCTTCGGATTATGTCCGTCCTGCTGTTTTTTCCAGCGCAGGACGTACGCTGTACCCTCTTTCAAGGTAATTTTTCCCCGCCAGTCCACCCTGGCCCAGACAGCGGACGGACTGATCCCTATACCGTCGCAGGCCGTGTCAGATTCAGCAGACGCGTCAGATTCAGCAGACGCGTCGGGTTGTAAGCCGCAAAGGTGAACAATGCTTGCCCGGAGAGTTTCTCCAATCCTTTATGCCGCGTCTTGCGTAAACCACCCACCGTCTTGATCCAGCCAAAAGCCTCTTCAATCATCTTGCGCCGGCGCAGGCTCAGCGCATAACCCTTGCCCCGTGCCGTTCGACCATCCACCGCGCTGCCCGTGGTTTTGCGGGCCACGTGGGCCTTGATGCCGCGTCGTTTGAGAGCACTCACGAAACTGTCTACGTCATAGCCCTTGTCCGCACCCACCGTGGCATTGGGCTTGCGGACGCTGCGCGCAATCATCTGTTCTGCAGCCTCCCATTCGGCACGACCGTTAGCTTGCGTCGTCTCCACATCAACGCTTAGGCCGTTACGATTCTCAGCCAGTGCGTGAGTCATATAGCGCAGTTTGGCCTCGGTAAACTCCCCCTTTTTGTACAGCCGCGACTGCGGGTCGGTGCTACTTTCGTGCGTGGCGTTACTGCGCTTCTCGCCTTTGAAGTCCACCTCGGGGTTGCGGCCAGCGGGCCGATCTGGCCCATCTCCATCCTTACGCACGAAGCTTTTATGGCTGGCCCAGGCTTCGATCAGGGTGCCGTCCACACTGAAATGCTCGTCCGACACAAAGCCCTTCCATTCGGCGAGGTACAACACGCGCTGGAAGAATTCCCGGCCCATATCCGTGCAGAGTAGGCGGTCACGATTGATGCTGAACACCGTGCGATCCCACACGGCTTCATCCATATCCAGGCCTACAAACCAGCGGAACAGCAGGTTGTATTC contains the following coding sequences:
- a CDS encoding J domain-containing protein; this encodes MTHAPCWQLLGLAPTPDEREIKRAYARLLKTTRPEDDPQAFQALRSAFEEALFQSDELARQPPAGAPDEMARSTDEVAAEQLLRPYIEQLAELNERGGSEETMAALDALLDRLALREPAGRDPVLWRLLEDGILWVCCDIEANHDDFLRAAMNLFGWAEPGNWLGEKDPKTVEWLRLRLKEADALESVDGLLDLLEMGHELEAIGELARLADDEMLVNVDVRHLFEAELMVGLSALQPAPAQFNRRVVELFSWQKDHRHLAEYHPEAWADFGKQLGLLPFGGR
- a CDS encoding Hsp70 family protein, whose product is MIIGIDLGTTNSLVSVWRDGQVELIPNALGDMLTPSVVGLDADGAVLVGLAARERLITHPQLTAAVFKRYMGSDRKTLLGSQAFRPEELSALVLKSLKADAERYLGEPVEEAVITVPAYFSDAQRKATKIAGQLAGLKVERLVNEPTAAALAYGLHQSEPESRFLVFDLGGGTFDISILELFEGVMEVRASAGDNFLGGEDFSEALIDGFIAAVGKQHGLTDKTADPAVYQNLRKQAEQAKRALTGAPTATMTVLHAGEPLSWTLSDGDFLKLCEPLLKRLREPIEKALRDSRLKAIDLDQVVLAGGATRKPLVRKLVAKLFGRMPAMNLNPDEVVARGAAVMAGLKARDVALSEVVMTDVCPYSLGIEVSEQLGPGRFQPGFYLPIIERNSVVPISREQIVSTIVDNQPALHVSIFQGESRLVKDNIFLGELILPVPPRPAGQISVAVRFTYDVNGLLEAEMTVAETGEKHRLLIEDNPGVLSPEQIEERLAALAKLKIHPRELLPNATLLARADRLYQQLLGEQRQWLAQETARFQAVLESQDEALILPARTELKQFLDEIEGDGWL
- a CDS encoding cytochrome b translates to MPNKYTLPARLLHWLIALGIITAFTLALNFDGMPLSLAKLKLINYHKWVGISVLGLVAIRLLWRLTHRPPAMPGHMAAWEKTVAHVTHGVLYLLMFGVPLGGWLYSSAKGFPVVWLGLVQLPQLLEKDEALATTLKEMHGLAAWILIGLAVLHAAAALKHRFIDRDDVLQRML
- a CDS encoding YceI family protein, giving the protein MNRFALSSILLALLGTAQAAPIDAAKSSVKFVFTQMNVPVEGQFKKFAADIAFDAAKPEAGKVSISVDLAATDAGSSDANQAVQLKEWFNTPAFPRATFTATQFKTVSPGKFQAVGQFGLKGRSANLTVPFTVRAEGNGQWFEGSFPLSRLAWKVGEGEWADVGAVADAVQVKFKLFVPK
- a CDS encoding YceI family protein, translated to MQSKLIALLVAAGLSATSFAATEKFVLDATHTYPSFEVDHLGFSMARGFFKDTTGTLELDRSAKSGKLAAVIKTASLETGLAKRDEHLRSKDFFNTAEFPTATVKADSFKFDGEKPVEATGNLTMLGVTKPVTLKITPLRCDVRMGTDFVCGADVVTTIKRSDWGMKTYLPFIGDDVKIAVQVEAVKQK
- a CDS encoding IS5 family transposase, yielding MRGQENPQPSMFSYVSLEHRVPVDHPLRRLRILVDGILANMSTILGERYSHTGRPSIPPEHLLRALLLQILFTVRSERLLMEQLEYNLLFRWFVGLDMDEAVWDRTVFSINRDRLLCTDMGREFFQRVLYLAEWKGFVSDEHFSVDGTLIEAWASHKSFVRKDGDGPDRPAGRNPEVDFKGEKRSNATHESSTDPQSRLYKKGEFTEAKLRYMTHALAENRNGLSVDVETTQANGRAEWEAAEQMIARSVRKPNATVGADKGYDVDSFVSALKRRGIKAHVARKTTGSAVDGRTARGKGYALSLRRRKMIEEAFGWIKTVGGLRKTRHKGLEKLSGQALFTFAAYNPTRLLNLTRLLNLTRPATV